One Aegilops tauschii subsp. strangulata cultivar AL8/78 chromosome 7, Aet v6.0, whole genome shotgun sequence genomic window carries:
- the LOC109765805 gene encoding probable protein phosphatase 2C 59 produces the protein MGHRGDTKPVSGGGFSENGKFSYGYASSLGKRSSMEDFHETRIDGVDGETVGLFGVFDGHGGARAAEFVKQNLFSNLIKHPKFFTDTKSAIAETFTHTDSELLKADTTHNRDAGSTASTAILVGDRLVVANVGDSRAVICRGGDAIAVSRDHKPDQTDERQRIEDAGGFVMWAGTWRVGGVLAVSRAFGDKLLKQYVVADPEIKEEVVDSSLEFLILASDGLWDVVSNEEAVAMVKPIVDSQEAAKKLLVEATRRGSADNITCVVVRFLDQQPPAAATNGSPAPAAASK, from the exons ATGGGGCACCGGGGGGACACCAAGCCTGTCAGTGGCGGCGGGTTCAG TGAGAATGGCAAGTTTAGCTATGGTTATGCGAGCAGTCTAGGGAAAAGATCTTCCATGGAGGACTTCCACGAGACGAGAATCGATGGCGTCGATGGAGAGACCGTCGGATTGTTCGGTGTTTTCGACG GCCATGGTGGAGCTCGAGCCGCGGAGTTCGTCAAGCAGAACCTTTTCAGCAACTTAATCAAGCACCCAAAGTTCTTCACCGATACCAAGTCTGCTATTG CTGAAACTTTCACCCATACGGATTCAGAGCTCCTGAAGGCCGATACCACCCACAACCGAGATGCAGGGTCGACGGCCTCCACGGCCATTCTCGTTGGCGATCGCCTGGTGGTGGCAAACGTTGGGGACTCTAGGGCGGTCATTTGTAGGGGTGGTGATG CCATAGCCGTGTCAAGGGACCATAAGCCTGACCAGACAGATGAAAGGCAGAGGATAGAGGACGCCGGAGGTTTCGTGATGTGGGCAG GTACATGGCGTGTGGGCGGCGTGCTTGCTGTTTCTCGGGCATTTGGTGACAAACTGTTGAAGCAGTACGTGGTTGCCGATCCAGAGATCAAG GAGGAGGTGGTCGACAGCTCCCTGGAGTTCCTCATCCTGGCGAGCGACGGGCTGTGGGACGTCGTCTCCAACGAG GAAGCCGTGGCCATGGTGAAGCCGATCGTGGACTCGCAGGAGGCGGCCAAGAAGCTCCTCGTCGAGGCAACGCGGAGGGGAAGCGCCGACAACATCACCTGCGTCGTCGTCCGTTTCCTGGACCAGCAGCCCCCGGCGGCGGCCACCAACGGATCCCCAGCCCCTGCCGCAGCGAGCAAGTGA